In Oryza sativa Japonica Group chromosome 1, ASM3414082v1, the genomic stretch CGGCGTACCTCTTCTTGCCCGCCGCGATGAGGCGTTCGAGCGGCGGCATCGCCGCCTTGGCCTCCTCCAGCGCGCAGAACCGCTCCACCCACGCCGCCAGCAGCGGCGTCCTGTCCGCGTCCACGATCCTGACCCCGGTCGTCGGCTCCGACGCCAGCATCGCCGGCACGAACCCGCCGAGCGCCACGTCGACGAGCCCCACGCGCTCGCCGCCGAACCAccgcccgcccgcgcgctcCCGGAGCGCGCCCTCCAGCGCGTCCAGCGCCGCGCGCGTccgcgccagcgccgccgccctctcctccccggTCTTCCCGCCGTCGTAGATCCCCATCCACCCGCTCAgcagctcgccgtcgacgaaggcggcccagaagcgggcgacggcgcgggcgtaggggtcgtcggcggcggggaggatcgtggtggccgcggcggcggaggaggaggaggaagggaaggccTCGTCGAGGTACTCGACGATGAGCATGGACTCGCAGACGGGCCTCCCGGCGTGGAGGAGGACGGGGACCTTGGCGTGGACGGggttggcggcgaggaggaggtcgctCTTGCCGGCGAGGTCCACCTCCACGTACTCGTAGCTGAGCCCCTTGAGGTTGAGCGCCAGGCGCACCCGGACCAGGAACGGGCTCCCCCACGCGCCGAGCACCGtcagctgctcgccgccgcctcctgctccaTCTCCGGCGGCAGCCATCGATCGGTGATCTCTTCACCTGCAGTCCAACGAGTACACGTACACCGATCACGCACGTTGGTTTTGAGTTCTTTGCTGCTGACCTTTACCTTGGTGATAAGGAGAAACGAGAATCAGTGGCTGCATATATAGTCCCTCTGTATGATTTTATaagttatttgatttttttagtcaaactttttaaagtttaaataagtttataaaaaaatataattataccTTCATTTCGTATTTTCATTCCgtataaaataaacatattatcaaaatatatttaatgttaaatttaacGAAACCAATTTGATATCGTACATATTGTtattcttttttctataaatttaattaaacttaaacttATGATATAAAACGGATGGCGTATTTGGAAGTGATATTATGTTTAGAGTCTGGACTCTGGACGGAACGGTGTGTTGACCGGTGATGTGTCATGTCTCTGCGCCATCCACGGAAACATCAAACATTTTGGTGTTGAATAATACTCGTGTGACTCATGTTGTGCTTCCTTCAAGACGAAGCAGCAGCTAGATTTTTACACTTGCACGGTTGTATCTAGTTTGAATACTCGCATatgtgattttgtttttttaattactaATTTGTTTCATTTTAAGTTAGAATAATCCATTGTGTAATTGTGTTTTCCCCTAGAGAATGAGAGAAATGATAAGAGCCACTAAAATTACATTCGAGGGACAAGAAAAGTGACATGAAATATAAACAgagccatatatattttttagttctCTTCGATTGTTTAGGCATGCACCAttatctaaacagggccatggCAATTTGATCGCTCCAAACGCTACATATTCTTCCATGTCTGATGCGCCATTATCAAAAGTGATGTACTCCTGTGGTTTCATAATTCGTTTTGGATATCGACACGGTTTACAAAATAGATTTTTAAccttattttctattataatataaaataaataaaatatatgtttacttttattatcgtacttttaaaaaaacaaatctatatACGTTGGTCTAATTTCTTTAAAGTAAATATTTTTGAAGTTAAAATAGTCGAAATTACAAAAGTTTAACATTAATCTTGTTCAAAACATAAGAATTATGAACCGTATATGTGATAGCAATGTCATACCACGTAAGCAGTCCACCTTCCAAGTTGACCATGGTTGATTCCCATGTCCCTCGTAGATGTGGTTTAATATGTAGATTGTCCTGAACAGAATGAACGGTGGTGATCTCTATGGTTGAGAATGATCCAGGCCGTCTAATGTAAATGGATGATTTATGATTTGTAATATCGCTCTATATGATCTCAATTGTCCGAGTAAAATCAATGGTTCTGACTTGTTGAAAGAGCGGTAGCCCCTCCACGACACAAGCTTCGACCGTTGTGGCAATTTCCCCTCACCCTTGCACCCTTGATCAAGCAGTGCATAGTGAGGAGCACTCCTT encodes the following:
- the LOC4324574 gene encoding probable glutathione S-transferase GSTU6, which encodes MAAAGDGAGGGGEQLTVLGAWGSPFLVRVRLALNLKGLSYEYVEVDLAGKSDLLLAANPVHAKVPVLLHAGRPVCESMLIVEYLDEAFPSSSSSAAAATTILPAADDPYARAVARFWAAFVDGELLSGWMGIYDGGKTGEERAAALARTRAALDALEGALRERAGGRWFGGERVGLVDVALGGFVPAMLASEPTTGVRIVDADRTPLLAAWVERFCALEEAKAAMPPLERLIAAGKKRYADLQAAAAASE